In Astatotilapia calliptera chromosome 23, fAstCal1.2, whole genome shotgun sequence, a genomic segment contains:
- the jade3 gene encoding protein Jade-3 isoform X2, with protein MKRLRSSSSSDTSDNESPSTSFCSSNKYGSKPGTPASNPKKPAEVFRKDLISAMKLPDSHHISPEDCYLLADTWKQEWEKGVQVPASPDTIPEPSVRVIAEKQKETLYTHQKKYIQCWSQESKEPGFVSIKELAEAMCRYDLDDMDLYWLHALNHELERMGEEPVDELMMERAMEALERQCHDNMKHAIETVEGLGIEYDEDVICDVCRSPDSEEGNDMVFCDKCNICVHQKGGAMKATRAGTRWAHVSCALWIPEVSIACPERMEPITKVSHIPPSRWSLICSLCKLKTGACIQCSVKNCTTPFHVTCAFQHSLEMKTILDEGDEVKFKSYCLKHSQPKAGEAGLSPARSKAPGEAGKGGQRAQRLQELEEEFYTLIEPEQLARDLGLSPHLVDFIYQYWKLKRKSSFNRALLPPKEEEEQLVLQPQEDSIHTRMRMFMHLRQDLERVRNLCYMVSRREKLKLLQSKAQEQMFNLHVKLTNQEISAGLPASFPLESVLSRPPPRITLKLKMPKALGVGNGPLCPDNSGNVGEHGGEGVGQGKPQLHGRSIRDERSTSRTSSTSGAPQHVKPSGKPLTLHGALHGQPSNSNGRLERDRARLAKSNGVLEKGAAQRDGSCQTPADRNTANEKSVFRKSAMEHFGRSFKQATINLVRTTEDLRADKLSRKSGAKERLWAKPAPEHRLKSARSYQDSDGYCPDAELSDSEPEAKGQCRRPLGLPDIPRKGKQAPGSRHAMQR; from the exons ATGAAACGCCTCCGGTCCTCCAGCAGCAGTGACACTTCTGACAATGAGA GTCCATCGACCTCGTTCTGCTCCTCCAACAAATATGGGAGCAAACCTGGAACGCCTGCATCCAACCCgaagaagccagctgag GTGTTCAGGAAAGACCTGATCAGTGCAATGAAGCTGCCTGACTCCCACCACATCTCCCCAGAGGACTGCTACCTGCTGGCAGACACCTGGAAGCAGGAGTGGGAGAAAGGAGTGCAGGTACCAGCGAGCCCAGACACCATCCCAGAGCCGTCCGTCAG AGTAATCGCGGAGAAGCAGAAGGAAACGCTGTACACCCACCAGAAGAAGTACATCCAGTGCTGGAGCCAGGAGTCCAAGGAGCCGGGTTTCGTGAGCATCAAAGAGCTGGCGGAGGCCATGTGCCGCTACGACCTGGATGACATGGACCTCTACTGGCTGCACGCGCTCAACCACGAGCTTGAACGCATGG GTGAAGAGCCGGTGGACGAGCTAATGATGGAGCGAGCGATGGAGGCGCTGGAGAGGCAGTGCCACGACAACATGAAGCACGCCATCGAGACAGTGGAGGGTCTGGGGATTGAATATGATGAAGACGTCATCTGCGATGTGTGCCGCTCTCCGGACAGCGAGGAGGGCAACGACATGGTGTTCTGTGACAAGTGCAACATCTGTGTGCACCAG AAAGGCGGGGCCATGAAGGCGACACGAGCCGGCACAAGGTGGGCTCATGTGAGCTGCGCTCTGTGGATCCCTGAG GTGAGCATCGCCTGTCCAGAGAGGATGGAGCCCATCACCAAAGTCTCCCACATCCCCCCCAGTCGCTGGTCTCTGATCTGCAGTCTGTGCAAGCTGAAGACAGGTGCGTGCATCCAG TGTTCAGTAAAGAACTGCACCACCCCCTTCCACGTGACCTGTGCGTTCCAGCACAGCCTGGAGATGAAGACGATCCTGGATGAAGGGGATGAAGTCAAGTTCAAGTCGTACTGCCTAAAACACAGCCAGCCCAAAGCCGGAGAGGCCGGCCTGAGCCCGGCTCGATCCAAAGCCCCTGGAGAGGCGGGGAAGGGGGGCCAGCGAGCTCAGCGGctgcaggagctggaggaggagttCTACACCCTGATCGAGCCCGAGCAGCTGGCCCGGGACCTTGGGCTGTCCCCGCACCTGGTGGACTTCATCTACCAGTACTGGAAGCTGAAAAGGAAGAGCAGCTTCAACAGGGCTCTGCTGCCCcctaaagaggaggaggagcagctggtGCTCCAGCCGCAGGAGGACAGCATCCACACCCGGATGCGCATGTTCATGCACCTGAGGCAGGACCTAGAAAGG GTGAGGAACCTGTGTTACATGGTGAGTCGGCGGGAGaagctgaagctgctgcagagcAAAGCTCAGGAGCAAATGTTCAACTTGCATGTGAAGCTCACGAACCAGGAGATTTCTGCAG gtCTTCCTGCTTCGTTCCCCTTGGAGAGTGTGCTGTCCCGGCCTCCTCCGAGGATCACTCTGAAGCTGAAGATGCCCAAAGCTCTGGGTGTTGGGAACGGACCGCTGTGCCCAGACAACAGCGGGAACGTGGGTGAGCACGGCGGTGAGGGGGTGGGCCAGGGGAAGCCTCAGCTGCACGGCCGCAGCATCAGAGACGAGCGCTCCACCAGCCGAACGTCTTCGACCAGCGGTGCACCGCAGCACGTTAAACCAAGCGGGAAACCTCTGACGCTGCACGGCGCGCTTCACGGACAGCCTTCCAACAGCAATGGCAGACTGGAGCGAGACCGAGCACGCCTGGCCAAATCTAATGGCGTGCTGGAGAAGGGCGCTGCTCAGAGGGACGGCTCATGCCAGACGCCCGCTGACCGCAACACTGCAAACGAGAAGAGCGTCTTTCGCAAGTCCGCCATGGAGCACTTTGGCCGCTCCTTCAAACAGGCCACAATCAACCTGGTCCGGACCACCGAGGACCTGCGGGCAGACAAACTGTCCCGGAAGAGCGGTGCCAAGGAGAGGCTGTGGGCCAAACCAGCACCGGAGCACCGCTTGAAGAGTGCGCGATCGTATCAGGACAGCGACGGGTACTGCCCCGACGCTGAGCTCAGCGACTCTGAGCCAGAGGCCAAAGGTCAGTGCAGGCGGCCACTCGGGCTGCCGGACATTCCGAGGAAAGGGAAACAGGCACCAGGCTCTAGGCACGCCATGCAGAGGTGA
- the jade3 gene encoding protein Jade-3 isoform X3, translating to MKRLRSSSSSDTSDNESPSTSFCSSNKYGSKPGTPASNPKKPAEVFRKDLISAMKLPDSHHISPEDCYLLADTWKQEWEKGVQVPASPDTIPEPSVRVIAEKQKETLYTHQKKYIQCWSQESKEPGFVSIKELAEAMCRYDLDDMDLYWLHALNHELERMGEEPVDELMMERAMEALERQCHDNMKHAIETVEGLGIEYDEDVICDVCRSPDSEEGNDMVFCDKCNICVHQACYGIVKVPIGNWLCRTCVLGIDPQCLLCPQKGGAMKATRAGTRWAHVSCALWIPEVSIACPERMEPITKVSHIPPSRWSLICSLCKLKTGACIQCSVKNCTTPFHVTCAFQHSLEMKTILDEGDEVKFKSYCLKHSQPKAGEAGLSPARSKAPGEAGKGGQRAQRLQELEEEFYTLIEPEQLARDLGLSPHLVDFIYQYWKLKRKSSFNRALLPPKEEEEQLVLQPQEDSIHTRMRMFMHLRQDLERVRNLCYMVSRREKLKLLQSKAQEQMFNLHVKLTNQEISAGLPASFPLESVLSRPPPRITLKLKMPKALGVGNGPLCPDNSGNVETVSRGSAWCLHTDRRHGHRL from the exons ATGAAACGCCTCCGGTCCTCCAGCAGCAGTGACACTTCTGACAATGAGA GTCCATCGACCTCGTTCTGCTCCTCCAACAAATATGGGAGCAAACCTGGAACGCCTGCATCCAACCCgaagaagccagctgag GTGTTCAGGAAAGACCTGATCAGTGCAATGAAGCTGCCTGACTCCCACCACATCTCCCCAGAGGACTGCTACCTGCTGGCAGACACCTGGAAGCAGGAGTGGGAGAAAGGAGTGCAGGTACCAGCGAGCCCAGACACCATCCCAGAGCCGTCCGTCAG AGTAATCGCGGAGAAGCAGAAGGAAACGCTGTACACCCACCAGAAGAAGTACATCCAGTGCTGGAGCCAGGAGTCCAAGGAGCCGGGTTTCGTGAGCATCAAAGAGCTGGCGGAGGCCATGTGCCGCTACGACCTGGATGACATGGACCTCTACTGGCTGCACGCGCTCAACCACGAGCTTGAACGCATGG GTGAAGAGCCGGTGGACGAGCTAATGATGGAGCGAGCGATGGAGGCGCTGGAGAGGCAGTGCCACGACAACATGAAGCACGCCATCGAGACAGTGGAGGGTCTGGGGATTGAATATGATGAAGACGTCATCTGCGATGTGTGCCGCTCTCCGGACAGCGAGGAGGGCAACGACATGGTGTTCTGTGACAAGTGCAACATCTGTGTGCACCAG GCGTGCTACGGCATTGTTAAGGTGCCCATTGGTAACTGGCTGTGCCGGACATGCGTCCTCGGTATTGACCCGCAGTGCCTCCTGTGTCCCCAGAAAGGCGGGGCCATGAAGGCGACACGAGCCGGCACAAGGTGGGCTCATGTGAGCTGCGCTCTGTGGATCCCTGAG GTGAGCATCGCCTGTCCAGAGAGGATGGAGCCCATCACCAAAGTCTCCCACATCCCCCCCAGTCGCTGGTCTCTGATCTGCAGTCTGTGCAAGCTGAAGACAGGTGCGTGCATCCAG TGTTCAGTAAAGAACTGCACCACCCCCTTCCACGTGACCTGTGCGTTCCAGCACAGCCTGGAGATGAAGACGATCCTGGATGAAGGGGATGAAGTCAAGTTCAAGTCGTACTGCCTAAAACACAGCCAGCCCAAAGCCGGAGAGGCCGGCCTGAGCCCGGCTCGATCCAAAGCCCCTGGAGAGGCGGGGAAGGGGGGCCAGCGAGCTCAGCGGctgcaggagctggaggaggagttCTACACCCTGATCGAGCCCGAGCAGCTGGCCCGGGACCTTGGGCTGTCCCCGCACCTGGTGGACTTCATCTACCAGTACTGGAAGCTGAAAAGGAAGAGCAGCTTCAACAGGGCTCTGCTGCCCcctaaagaggaggaggagcagctggtGCTCCAGCCGCAGGAGGACAGCATCCACACCCGGATGCGCATGTTCATGCACCTGAGGCAGGACCTAGAAAGG GTGAGGAACCTGTGTTACATGGTGAGTCGGCGGGAGaagctgaagctgctgcagagcAAAGCTCAGGAGCAAATGTTCAACTTGCATGTGAAGCTCACGAACCAGGAGATTTCTGCAG gtCTTCCTGCTTCGTTCCCCTTGGAGAGTGTGCTGTCCCGGCCTCCTCCGAGGATCACTCTGAAGCTGAAGATGCCCAAAGCTCTGGGTGTTGGGAACGGACCGCTGTGCCCAGACAACAGCGGGAACGTGG AAACCGTCTCTCGTGGCTCAGCGTGGTGTCTCCACACAGACCGCAGGCATGGTCACAGGCTGTAA
- the jade3 gene encoding protein Jade-3 isoform X1, whose amino-acid sequence MKRLRSSSSSDTSDNESPSTSFCSSNKYGSKPGTPASNPKKPAEVFRKDLISAMKLPDSHHISPEDCYLLADTWKQEWEKGVQVPASPDTIPEPSVRVIAEKQKETLYTHQKKYIQCWSQESKEPGFVSIKELAEAMCRYDLDDMDLYWLHALNHELERMGEEPVDELMMERAMEALERQCHDNMKHAIETVEGLGIEYDEDVICDVCRSPDSEEGNDMVFCDKCNICVHQACYGIVKVPIGNWLCRTCVLGIDPQCLLCPQKGGAMKATRAGTRWAHVSCALWIPEVSIACPERMEPITKVSHIPPSRWSLICSLCKLKTGACIQCSVKNCTTPFHVTCAFQHSLEMKTILDEGDEVKFKSYCLKHSQPKAGEAGLSPARSKAPGEAGKGGQRAQRLQELEEEFYTLIEPEQLARDLGLSPHLVDFIYQYWKLKRKSSFNRALLPPKEEEEQLVLQPQEDSIHTRMRMFMHLRQDLERVRNLCYMVSRREKLKLLQSKAQEQMFNLHVKLTNQEISAGLPASFPLESVLSRPPPRITLKLKMPKALGVGNGPLCPDNSGNVGEHGGEGVGQGKPQLHGRSIRDERSTSRTSSTSGAPQHVKPSGKPLTLHGALHGQPSNSNGRLERDRARLAKSNGVLEKGAAQRDGSCQTPADRNTANEKSVFRKSAMEHFGRSFKQATINLVRTTEDLRADKLSRKSGAKERLWAKPAPEHRLKSARSYQDSDGYCPDAELSDSEPEAKGQCRRPLGLPDIPRKGKQAPGSRHAMQR is encoded by the exons ATGAAACGCCTCCGGTCCTCCAGCAGCAGTGACACTTCTGACAATGAGA GTCCATCGACCTCGTTCTGCTCCTCCAACAAATATGGGAGCAAACCTGGAACGCCTGCATCCAACCCgaagaagccagctgag GTGTTCAGGAAAGACCTGATCAGTGCAATGAAGCTGCCTGACTCCCACCACATCTCCCCAGAGGACTGCTACCTGCTGGCAGACACCTGGAAGCAGGAGTGGGAGAAAGGAGTGCAGGTACCAGCGAGCCCAGACACCATCCCAGAGCCGTCCGTCAG AGTAATCGCGGAGAAGCAGAAGGAAACGCTGTACACCCACCAGAAGAAGTACATCCAGTGCTGGAGCCAGGAGTCCAAGGAGCCGGGTTTCGTGAGCATCAAAGAGCTGGCGGAGGCCATGTGCCGCTACGACCTGGATGACATGGACCTCTACTGGCTGCACGCGCTCAACCACGAGCTTGAACGCATGG GTGAAGAGCCGGTGGACGAGCTAATGATGGAGCGAGCGATGGAGGCGCTGGAGAGGCAGTGCCACGACAACATGAAGCACGCCATCGAGACAGTGGAGGGTCTGGGGATTGAATATGATGAAGACGTCATCTGCGATGTGTGCCGCTCTCCGGACAGCGAGGAGGGCAACGACATGGTGTTCTGTGACAAGTGCAACATCTGTGTGCACCAG GCGTGCTACGGCATTGTTAAGGTGCCCATTGGTAACTGGCTGTGCCGGACATGCGTCCTCGGTATTGACCCGCAGTGCCTCCTGTGTCCCCAGAAAGGCGGGGCCATGAAGGCGACACGAGCCGGCACAAGGTGGGCTCATGTGAGCTGCGCTCTGTGGATCCCTGAG GTGAGCATCGCCTGTCCAGAGAGGATGGAGCCCATCACCAAAGTCTCCCACATCCCCCCCAGTCGCTGGTCTCTGATCTGCAGTCTGTGCAAGCTGAAGACAGGTGCGTGCATCCAG TGTTCAGTAAAGAACTGCACCACCCCCTTCCACGTGACCTGTGCGTTCCAGCACAGCCTGGAGATGAAGACGATCCTGGATGAAGGGGATGAAGTCAAGTTCAAGTCGTACTGCCTAAAACACAGCCAGCCCAAAGCCGGAGAGGCCGGCCTGAGCCCGGCTCGATCCAAAGCCCCTGGAGAGGCGGGGAAGGGGGGCCAGCGAGCTCAGCGGctgcaggagctggaggaggagttCTACACCCTGATCGAGCCCGAGCAGCTGGCCCGGGACCTTGGGCTGTCCCCGCACCTGGTGGACTTCATCTACCAGTACTGGAAGCTGAAAAGGAAGAGCAGCTTCAACAGGGCTCTGCTGCCCcctaaagaggaggaggagcagctggtGCTCCAGCCGCAGGAGGACAGCATCCACACCCGGATGCGCATGTTCATGCACCTGAGGCAGGACCTAGAAAGG GTGAGGAACCTGTGTTACATGGTGAGTCGGCGGGAGaagctgaagctgctgcagagcAAAGCTCAGGAGCAAATGTTCAACTTGCATGTGAAGCTCACGAACCAGGAGATTTCTGCAG gtCTTCCTGCTTCGTTCCCCTTGGAGAGTGTGCTGTCCCGGCCTCCTCCGAGGATCACTCTGAAGCTGAAGATGCCCAAAGCTCTGGGTGTTGGGAACGGACCGCTGTGCCCAGACAACAGCGGGAACGTGGGTGAGCACGGCGGTGAGGGGGTGGGCCAGGGGAAGCCTCAGCTGCACGGCCGCAGCATCAGAGACGAGCGCTCCACCAGCCGAACGTCTTCGACCAGCGGTGCACCGCAGCACGTTAAACCAAGCGGGAAACCTCTGACGCTGCACGGCGCGCTTCACGGACAGCCTTCCAACAGCAATGGCAGACTGGAGCGAGACCGAGCACGCCTGGCCAAATCTAATGGCGTGCTGGAGAAGGGCGCTGCTCAGAGGGACGGCTCATGCCAGACGCCCGCTGACCGCAACACTGCAAACGAGAAGAGCGTCTTTCGCAAGTCCGCCATGGAGCACTTTGGCCGCTCCTTCAAACAGGCCACAATCAACCTGGTCCGGACCACCGAGGACCTGCGGGCAGACAAACTGTCCCGGAAGAGCGGTGCCAAGGAGAGGCTGTGGGCCAAACCAGCACCGGAGCACCGCTTGAAGAGTGCGCGATCGTATCAGGACAGCGACGGGTACTGCCCCGACGCTGAGCTCAGCGACTCTGAGCCAGAGGCCAAAGGTCAGTGCAGGCGGCCACTCGGGCTGCCGGACATTCCGAGGAAAGGGAAACAGGCACCAGGCTCTAGGCACGCCATGCAGAGGTGA